GCAGTAGTCGCCACGCGCTATAATCGCCGCGTCATGCCGATCTACGAGTACCGCTGCACCGATTGTGGCCGAAAGACCACCGTGCTGACGCTTCGAGTGAGTGAGCAGGTCGAGCCCAAGTGCGAGCGGTGCGGCAGCGGCAGGCTCACGCGCCTGATGTCCCGGTTCGCCCTAGTTCGCTCCGAAGATGACCGGCTGGACGATCTTGGCGACCCCTCGTCGCTCGGCGACCTCGACGAGAACGACCCGAAGACTATGGCGCGCTGGATGCGCAAGATGGGCAAGGAGCTCGGTGAAGACGCGGGCGACGACTTCGACGAGATGGTCGACGAGATGGAGGCCGGCGGTGGGGACGACTCCGAGGAGGGTGGCGAGAGCGGTGGGGCGGGCGGCGAGGACGACCTGTAATTGAGCGCGCGCAGCAAAGCGCGACCTGTCCCTGCCGTGCCGTCCCAGCCCGATTGGACCGACGTGCTCGCGAGCATCGAGGATGGGGTCGTCGTGATCGACCCGGCGGGCGTGGTCGCCGATTTGAACCCCGCCGCCGAGCAGCTCATCGGCGTCTCGGCGCCGCAGGCCGTGGGCAAGCCGGTCGACGTTCTGTTCGGCGGGGAGCGGGCCCGGCGCGTGCAGCGCGGAGCGCTGCATTGGGCCGGCGAGCTGGTGCGCGACACGCTGGCCCAGGGCGTGGCCCGCCGGCGGGGCGAGGGGCTCCTGCGCTCTCGGCGCGGGGACGTCGAGGTAAACGCCGCGTGCGCGCCGCTTCACGACGGCGACGGCACCGTCGCGGGCGCCGTCCTCGTGCTCCGAGACCTGACGCTCCAGCGCGCCCTCGAGGCGACGGGTCGCCGCGCGGAACGGTTGGCCGCCCTCGGCACGGTCGCGCTCGGCCTCGCGCACGAGATCAAGAACCCGCTGGGCGGCATCAAGGGGGCGGCGCAGCTGCTGCGGGGGGCGCTCGATGACCCCGAACTGGTGCGCTGCACGGACATCATCATCCGCGAGGTCGAGCGTCTCGACGGCCTCGTCGAGCACCTCCGCGAGCTCTCGATTCCGCCGCGCCTGGACCTCCAACCGGTGAACATCCACCGGGTGCTGAACGATGTGCTCGCGCTCCAGCGCCAGGCGCCGGCGTGGGGCGAGACTGCGCTGCGCGTCGAATTCGATCCGAGCCTGCCCGCCGTGCGCGGCGACCGCGCGCAGCTGACCCAGGTCTTCCTGAACCTCGTGAAGAACGCGCTCGAGGCGCTCGCGGGCCGGGGCGAGCTGCGGGTCTCGACCCGCATCGAGACACGCTACCACATCCGGCGCGGACGCGGCCGTGGACAGTTCCTGTCGGTCGTCGTCGAGGACAGCGGCCCAGGCGTGCCCCCCGAGGACGTCGCCCAGCTCTTCTCCCCCTTCTTCTCGACCAAGGCCGGCGGCAGCGGCCTCGGCCTCGCGCTCTGCCACCGCATCGTGGCCGAGCACGGGGGCACGATCGCCTACGAGGCACGTCCGGGCGGCGGCGCCTGCTTCCGGGTGACCCTGCCGGTGAGCGAGGGAGATGTCGGCAACGCCCGATAAGATGCCGGCTACTCCCGGCAATATCCTCATCGCCGACGACGAGGAGTCGATCCGGTGGGTGCTCGAGCGTGCATGCGCGAAAGACGGCCACACGGTCCATGCGGTCGCCAGCGGTCGAGAAGCGCTCGCCGCGCTCCGCGAGCGCGCCTACGACGTTGCGCTCATCGACATCAAGATGCCTGACCTCTCGGGCCTCGACGTGCTGACGCGCGCG
This DNA window, taken from Deltaproteobacteria bacterium, encodes the following:
- a CDS encoding zinc ribbon domain-containing protein is translated as MPIYEYRCTDCGRKTTVLTLRVSEQVEPKCERCGSGRLTRLMSRFALVRSEDDRLDDLGDPSSLGDLDENDPKTMARWMRKMGKELGEDAGDDFDEMVDEMEAGGGDDSEEGGESGGAGGEDDL
- a CDS encoding PAS domain-containing protein — its product is MSARSKARPVPAVPSQPDWTDVLASIEDGVVVIDPAGVVADLNPAAEQLIGVSAPQAVGKPVDVLFGGERARRVQRGALHWAGELVRDTLAQGVARRRGEGLLRSRRGDVEVNAACAPLHDGDGTVAGAVLVLRDLTLQRALEATGRRAERLAALGTVALGLAHEIKNPLGGIKGAAQLLRGALDDPELVRCTDIIIREVERLDGLVEHLRELSIPPRLDLQPVNIHRVLNDVLALQRQAPAWGETALRVEFDPSLPAVRGDRAQLTQVFLNLVKNALEALAGRGELRVSTRIETRYHIRRGRGRGQFLSVVVEDSGPGVPPEDVAQLFSPFFSTKAGGSGLGLALCHRIVAEHGGTIAYEARPGGGACFRVTLPVSEGDVGNAR